CGGCCAAGTTGTGCAACCGGATCTTCCGCATAGAGCTGAATGCCCATTTTATTCATACGTGCCTCATTAATGATACTGTGTATTTCATCATCATTTCTGCTTTGGTGAGGTAACTTTAAGAATAGAATGTTGGGAGAGAAGAAAGTACCCTGTAGAGTTTGCAGTGAGTCCATCACAGCATCCTTGAAGTTTTTGGAATCTAATACAGACCAGCGCGTATATACATTCTCTTTACGAAATGAATCGGCTAAATTGGTAAGTGAGTCACGAAGTACATCCGGTTTTTGTTCTGAAGAAACTCCAATCAATTTAATGGAACCTCTTGGGTAGACAAGGTTACGAATCAAACTGAAACTTCCCCGCAGTTCACGAGAGCTTCTTACTGGAACTAAAAGGTTGGCCTTCCATGCTCTTTCATTATTTGATGGGAGTAAGGAGACTTTTTTTGCAGCCCACTCAGCCAGAGAAGTAAACAGGCCGCTTCGCATATCTCCATAGGGGACTTTCAATTCCCTGTTTGTTAGATAGAGATAGGTTGCAATAACAATCCCTAAAGCTACCAGTCCAAATACAGGATTGATGATAAACATCGTAAACAAACAGCCGATTGTGCCTATGATGGGGACAGTTCTGGGGACAGAAAAAGTAGGCCGGAAGCTGATCATATTCATTTTCTGCTCAATAAACACTACAAGATTGATCATCATATAGGTGATCAGAAAAAACATGGTTATAAGAGGGGCAATGGTGTTGAGGTCCCGAAGCATCAGGGTGAACAAAACGATTGCTCCGGTCAGAATAATTGCATTTCGTGGCTCACCATTTTTTGCAAGTTTTGAAAATTTATCACCTCCGGGAAAGATTCCGTGATCACCCAAAGCCTGTAAAATTCGAGGAGCTCCAACTATAGATGCCAACGCCGAAGAAAAAGTGGCACCCAGAAGTCCACCTAAAACGGCCGGTGCCCAAAATGCTTTATCGATCATCACGTTATAGTTGCTGACCAATTCTTCTGTTGAAGCAACCCTGGCCAGCCAATAGGCTACGGCCATGTAGATACCATAGCTTATAAGTATCGCAGATATGGTGCCAACAGGGATACTTCTTTTTGGATTTTTTAATTCACCGGACATATTTGCACCGGCCATAATACCTGTAGCGGCTGGAAACAGTACTGCAAAAACAACCCAAAAACTGACCCCTTCAAAGTCATTTTCCGGCGCTCCCGGGAATTCACCCCACCACAGAATATCATGCTCCAACACCCCTGTAAAAATGGTTGCACCTACAGATAGCAGAGCACCTACTATTACAGCTAAAATGATGTATTGAATTCGAAATGCAAGTTTTGCACTGATAAATGCAATAAAGAGCAGCACAGAAAAAACAGCCAAATCTACAAGAATGGCGTAATGTTCCGGAAATATGTAGAGCCAACCTTCCCTAAAACCAAAAATATACATGGTAATGGCAAATGTTTGGGCTAGATAAAGTGGTACGCCTACACTTCCACCAACTTCAAGACCCAGTGACTGAGATATAATCGAGTAGGCTCCTCCTGCTTTAATTCGAATATTAGTTGTAATGCAGGACATTGAAAGGGCGGTGAACGTAACAATGACAAATGCGATGGTAATGATAATCCATCCACCGAGTAGTCCCGCGTTTCCGACTACCCATCCCTGCCTCAGGAAAAGAATTACACCAAGAATTGTAAGCAATGTAGGTACAAAAACACCTGCAAAAGTACCATACTTCTGCTTAACATTTAGCTCTCGTTCATCTACTTGCTGTTGAAGGGTGCCTTCTGCAGGTTGATTCATATCTTTTATTGGAAAAGTATTAAACCCGGTTCAACTAAACTTCTGCTTTATATACAGTTGTAACAAAAATGTTAATCACAGAATTTGATGGTTTATCAAAGCTCTTAACATAAAAGTAATAAAAAAACCGACATCGCAATCTAAAAATTTAGATGCAATGCCGGTTTTAAAAGTATTAAGAATTAATTCTGCTTATGAGGCAGAACCAAGATCACGAATAATCCGTGCCAGTTCCATCACTTTATCACTATTTGATGATGAAGATGCTCTGTTGGATAGGGAAGCAGCGACTTCATTCAGTACACGTGATTTTCTGGAATCGTCTGCACTTTCAGCTTCAGACAATCCGTTTCGGATCATTTGAATGGTTTGCATATTCAGCTCACGATTTCTTTCCAGCTGGTCGGTGTAAGCTTTAGCAAGTGCATAGGTTGTAGGCCACTCATACTTCGGTTGTCCCTGAGCGTTTTTGTACTCAAGAACTACAGTATTTGCAGCATCAATTTCATTCTGAGTAAGGAAATCACTCGGAACGAGTTCCAAAATATCAAGACCACGAGCAATTTCTGAGCTCACAAGATAGCCGTTGTACCAATAGATTGACCAGCTTCCACCGGTTTCAATTCGATCAGGATTGACCGGTCCGCGATCATGAAATGCAATTTCAACAGGATTTTCCGGATCAGTAAAATCAAAAACATTGATTCCGCCTTGATACCAAGACTGAACCATAATGTCGCGGTCCGGTACAGGAATCATAGATCCGTTATGTGCAACACAATTTTCTGCTGATGTTTGTGGAGCCGGCATTTTAAAGTAGCTTTGAAAATCCATCTTTCCATCATCACCAATAGCATAGATTGCATTTGCTCCCCATTCGTATGGATCACTTTCTCTACATTTAGGCTGTGTACCGCCACCCCATTCATCAGTAAATAGAACGGTTGTCCCATCATTATTAAATGTAGCTGAGTGCCAGTAAGCAAAATTTGAATCTGCTACAGCATCAATTCGGGTTGGATTCACGGGGTTGGTAATATCCAAAAGAAGCCCATATCCTTCACAAGCACCACCCGCAAGACCCACTTCCGGAAAGAGTGTGATATCGTGGCATTGGTTTGGACCAACATCCTCACCTCTTCCGCGGGCAGCAAGCCTTTCTTCCATAAATTCACCATACATTTCATCAACTTGATCTCGAAGCGCACTGCTGTCTGCTTCAGTTGGTTCGCCTTCACCGCCACGTTCTTCAACGATCTGTTGCAGGAAAGCCTGGGCAAGCCGGTTGTTGACTACACGCGGTGAGCCGTCATAGTTTGCAACGAAACGACCTTCTTCACGTGCTCTTTCAATTGCAGCAAGTTCTTCAGGTGCAGGACCGTGAGTTGGAGGAGCTGTCAATCCTTCAAAAATTCGAGGAGAGTTTGCAATTGCTGCTTCTTCAGGGTTATCCAAAGGAACTTTAATTACTTCAATTCGGAAAAGGGCACTTTCAGGATCTTCATCAGGAAATGCACTTGAACAACCGGGTAATTCATCTTCAGGACGTACAGGAGCAGAACCGGAAATGTAAACATAAACGTTCTCGTCGTCGTTAGGATCCTTTAGTACAGAGTGTGTATGCGAACCACGGCAAGTTTGTACGTTAGAGATATACTCCGGATTCTCAATATCGCTAATGTCAAAAATTCGGATTCCACGCAATCGTTCTTCACTGACTGTTTCAGAAACACCTTCCGTTCCACAATCCAGTCGGCCACCTAAACCTTCACCGGATACAAAGAGAAGATTCTCGTAAACAGATACGTCACTTTGAGACGCCGGACAGAGAAAATCAACAACTACTTCAGGATCTGCAGGGTTGGTCATATCCCAAACTATAAATCCATTATAACTTCCCTGAATGATATAATTGTCTTTAAAGGCTAAATCTGTTGCCCAGGAGCCCAGAAAATCTTCCGGTGGGGGAGTAGCTGAAATCAGGTTTAAATTCCAGATTGCTTCATCGTAGTCAAAGAGTCCGCCGGATAGACCTACGCGCGGGTCAGGACTGGGTTGTTCAATTTCAGTTATAGGAGACAGTGAAGGCTGAACGTTCTGTTCAGGCATATCTGAGGATGCACAACTATACACAGCCAGCAAAGAGGCAAATGCAAGAATCATCCCGGGTAGTAATCGTTTCATACTTGAAGGATTGTTTGTTTGGGTTTTTAGAGAGATCGTTTTAGAAAATATAGAGCTGCATACCGATTCCTGTAGAATAGATCAGTGGTCATTAATAGAGCACAGTAAAAAGATTAGACAGGGGCAGTAGCGTTTTTAATCTATATTTTCCAGCATTAATTTCATTCTTTCAATTTCTGTAACCTGCTCTGCGTTGATACCTGAAGCAAGTTCAAAAGATTCCGTGTCGGAAGCTGCACCGTCTGCAGCAAATAGTTCTTCAACCATAATAACCGCACCACCGTGATGCTCGATCATGTAGGTTAGAAAAAGACGGTCAAACTCTTTACCGGTTGCTGCTGAAAGATTTTCAAGTTGTTGTTGAGTCAGCATTCCAGGCATACCACTGTGATCGTGCATCATATCCGAATTGTGATCCATATCATGATCTTCCTCATGATTCATATCCATATCCATGTTGTGATCATCATGATTGCCGTGATCAGCATCCGTTTCACTCTGTTCCATCTCGATTGTCATGTTGATACCGTCGATATGCACAATAGGAACAGGCTGCCCTCTGTCGCGTAACCAACGCTGCATAAGAGCAATTTCATCAGACTGCGCGTTGATGATTCGGCTTGCAAGAGTTTGTACCGATTGGCTGGCACCATTTTCAGGAGCTAACCGAGACATAATTAAGGCCTGAGAGTGGTGCCCGATCATTCCGGTCATAAAATCCACATCAGCCTCAGTAAAATTCATACGAGACTGTTCTATTCGTTCCCAGTAAATCCTTTCCATCTCCTCATGATTCTGCTGTTGCCTCTCCATCGATTCAGCAGAAGTTTGTGAATCTGTTGTTGATTGCTGAGTTGTTGAGCAACCCGAAAAAATAATCATCAGGGAGACTCCGGATGATATCAAGGTGAGAAAAGTGTTTTTGTAAAACTTGCTAAGCATGTACTTCATTCATTTAAATTCATTGATTCTGAACGTTACATCATATTTCTAAAGAATCAAAAACGAATTGAGGTGAAAAAGTGTAAAAATGTGAGAAATTGTACCGTAAAAGCAGGGTCAGAAACGAATATGGCACGATTCAACATCATGCCATAAGTTGTTTAATAGAAATTTTAGAGAGACTTAAACCGAAAGCCTATGAAAGGAGAAAATCGAATTATTCCGAATCGTCTTTCATCAAGGATAGAACTTCTTCACCTGAAACTTCCTCTTTCTCGATCAACAATTCTGCTAGTTTATCGAATGCTTCTTTGTTCTCCTTTAGAATTTTGAGAGCTCGGTCATAAGCTTCTTGTGAGATAACCTGAACCTCCTGATCAATTTCACGAGCTGTAGAGTCACTGTAACTTTTTTGGCGAGTCATATCACGCCCCAGGAAAACGTCCTCTTCGTCTCCGCCAAATGCGAGGTGCCCAAATTTTTCACTCATTCCCCACTCTACCACCATTTTTCGGGAGAGTTTAGCTACCTGCATTAAATCGTTTTGGGCACCACTTGTTGCTGTATTAAATATTAGCTGTTCGGCTGCGCGTCCGCCCATTATTACAGCCATTCGATCGAGCAAATACTCTTTATTGTAGAGGTATTTCTCTTTTTCAGGAAGCTGCATGGTAATTCCCATCGCTTTGCCTCTGGGTATTACAGACACTTTATGAAGGGGATCACTGTTTGGCAATGCGGCCGCTACAATAGCGTGGCCGGCTTCGTGGTAGGCGAGTATTCGCTTCTCTTCATCATCTATCTGCATTCCTTCACGCTCAAGTCCCATCATGATTTTATCACGTGCATTCTCGATATCGTCCATGATAATTTTTTTCCTCTTATTTCGTCCCGCATAAAGAGAAGCTTCATTCAGCAGATTTTCCAAATCGGCTCCACTGAACCCCGGAGTACTGCTGGCAATTTTTTTGAGATCAACACTCTCATCAATGGATTTATTCCTGGCATGAATTTTCAGAATCTCGAGCCTTGAATTTTGTGAAGGAAGATCCACACTGATTTGACGGTCAAAGCGACCGGGTCTTAAAAGCGCCTTATCTAAAATATCCGGCCGGTTTGTGGCCGCCATCACAATTACATTTTCACTCGGTTCAAACCCGTCGAGTTCGGAAAGCAATTGATTCAGTGTCTGCTCGCGCTCGTCATGACCACCGCCCAGTCCCGCTCCACGTTTACGCCCAATGGAGTCGATCTCATCAATAAAAATAATGGCCGGTGATTTTTCTTTTGCCTGTTTAAACATCTCGCGCACCCGTTTGGCGCCCACACCAACAAACATTTCCATAAAGTCAGATCCTGTGATGGTATAAAACGGAACTTCAGCTTCACCGGCTACAGCTCTGGCCAGAAGTGTTTTACCGGTTCCGGGAGGCCCCATAAGCAGGACGCCTTTTGGAAGTTTGGCTCCAATCTCTTCAAAACGGCTTGGGTCTTTCAAAAATTCTATGATTTCGCGAAGCTCGGTTTTGGCTCCATCCATTCCTGCAATATCATCAAATGTAGTTTTATTTTTTCCGGGCTCCTGCAGCTTGGCCTGGCTCTTTCCAATATTGAACATACCGCGTCCCTGCATCTGCATCCGTCTGTAAAACATCCAGCCGATGAGAAGTAGAAAAAAGAGCGGCATGGAGAAGACAAGAAAATACCACCAGAATCCATCTGAATCGGCTTCAGCGGAAATAATGACGTCGTTTTCTTCAAGCAGATCCGTTAACCGTTCATCTCCGAAAGATGGAATTACAGTAATGAAATTTTTATAGGATGTAGTATCAGAATCAGTGAGCTGTAGTTTTTGTTCAGTCCTGAATATTCCATCAATCCGGTTTCCCTGAATGTGAACTCGTTCAACATTATCACTTCGAAGCTGCTCCTTAAAGGTGCTGTACTCGATCTCCGGCTGTGTGCCAAACATTCCGTTGCCATCGGTTAAAACCCAGTAGCCAAGTACAACAAATGCGATCAGATAAAACCAGTAGATAAATCCGGTTGGACGCTGGCTTTTATTTTGTTCCTTTTTGGATTTGCCATCCGGACTTTTGTTTTTCGATTTTTTATTCGGTGGATTGGATTTACTTTTCAAACCTTTGAATTTCTTTTGAGTTTAGTAACAAATAGGGTGAATCCTTTGAACTCTTTCTACTTAGACAAAATAGTTTTTTGCAGATTCGTTCGCGAATAGAATGATTTTAATGACGGATTCGATGATTTCGATAAACAGCGTATGATAAAGTAAATTGTCTAAACTCGACCAATGATATCATCAAGAACGGAGCGATTTCTAACTGCGCTGATTATTCCGGCTCCCAGAATCAATACCTGTACAATTGGATCCAGCATGCTGATACTCAAGCCGAGCATACCGGCACCTACACCAAAAAACACGTTAAAGAGGTACCGAACCAAAAAGTAGAAAACATTTAGTATAGCCACGGTAACAATGAATATCAGTATTCGATCGGTATATTTACCGGTGTGCTGTTCCCTAATTTCCTGTTGCCGGTTTTTTTGCTCCCCGGTTTTTAGCTCACGTTTTAGTCTGTTGAGTTCTTCTTTCTTTTTTTGCTCAAGCCGTCGTTTTTTGGCTAATTTCAAGCGCTCCTGTTCATCCATTTTTTTGAGAATAAGTGTAAGTCATCGATCAAAAATGATGAAAATCTGCAAAAAAACAAGTTGTCATATCAATTTTTATATCTGCTAAAATTTAAAGTAGACAAACAGTCTCCCAAAATTTTTACTGTCTTTGTCAATCCGGTGATATTTCTGTTTGATGTGTTTTTGATCCAAAAATTTTAAAACGCGTTTTTTTAATTGTCCTGATCCTTTTCCCGGAATAATTTCAACTGTTTTGATTCTTTTTTCAATGGCTTCATCAATAATGTTTTCCAATTCACGATCAATTTGATCTCCTTTATTATAAATATCGTGCAGGTCGAGTTTGAGTTTTGCCATGATAGATAGTTTTATCAGTTTATTAATTCATGAAAACTGCAATGCATGTTCTGAAATTCGGTTAATTCCCGTTATTTTGTAAATCGATTCTCAAGTATGTTACATTGATTTTAAAATAGATAAACCAAAAGAGATTATGGACCTTCATATTACGGGAAAAGTTATAAAGATATTGGAAGAGCAATCCGGAAAGGGTAAAAATGGTCCGTGGAGAAAGCGGGATTTTATTCTTGAAACTCCCGGAGAATATCCGCGAAAGGTATGTATTACACAGTGGGGTGATCAGATCGATAAAAATTCGGTTGTTCAGGATGAAACGGTGACTGCATTTATTGATATTCAAAGCAGAGAGTACAAGGGAAATTGGTATACAGATGTTAAAGCCTGGAAAATTGAGAAGGGAGCTGCGGCACAGGGAGGAGAACCAGCCGATGATGTAGTGATTGATTTTGGTGCCGAAGGTGATGACGAGGCTCCATTTTAAATCACTAATTTGATTAAATTTTCTTCCTCCATCATATTTCATTTAATTAGTAAGAGATAATATTGTCTACAATCAATCGGGGAACCATTGCATACGATTTCTAAAAAAGGGTTGGCATATTCGTTGCCGGTAGTCCTGGGACTCTTGATCATTTTCTACTATGGCTGGAGGCAGGATCAAAATCAGTTGAGAGAGGCTCGCATTCAAACGATCGAATCAACAGCCGGTTTGTTAAAAGAGTTGATTGAAGAGACTGTCAATGAGAATTTACTATTGGTTGAAAATCATAAGGACAGAGTAGAGTTTACAAAAGGGGAGTACTTCAATAATTTTGAATTTGAGACCAATCTGCTACTAAATGTAAAAGAAGACTTCCTGTTTTTTGAGTGGATTGATGCTGACGGTGAAATTATAATCATTGAGCCATTTGAGAACAATTCGCCAGCCGTTGGATTAGATATCCTTGAACTGGATTATAGAAGAGATGAGTGGTTAGAGATGAAGAGAGATTCGTCAATCAATATGACCCCCTGGACCGATCTGGCACAAGGTGGCGGAGCTTTTTTAGTGGATGCACCACTTTATTATAACGATCAGTTTCATGGTTCGCTCACGGTAGGAATGGATTTTACGGATGCATTTGAAAGTATTATGGCCGGGAGAGATATATTCAACCTGGAGATTTGGGATGAGAATGGAGAGGTATTTTTCACGTATGGAATTGACGAAGTAGAGAGCGATCAAAATTACAGCAGCACTCAGTCTCTTAACTTTATCAGTGGCTCGGATAATGAATGGACAATGAGGTTATCAGCCAATGAGAACCTCTACTCGGGTAGGTCATTTGTTTTTAATCAGTTGGGACTCTTTTTTAGAATGCTGATTGCGGTGCTTTTTGGCTTTACCATCTACTTTATGATGGTAGCTTATCGGGCCAATAGGCGGAATTTGCAAGCTTTAAAAGAGAAGGAAGTACTGATATCAGAAATTCATCACCGGGTAAAAAATAATCTGGCTGTTATCTCCAGCCTGATAGATCTTCAAAGAATTGATTCAGACGATCCAAAATTGATTGATTCACTGCAAACAACTCAAAACAGAATACAGTCGATTGCAGGTGTCCATGAATTACTTTACCGTTCAGATACTCTGTCGGAGGTGCCTTTTGAAGAGTATTTAAATAAACTGATGAAAAAGCATCTGGATGTATATAATAACGGTGATAGTCATATCAATGTTAATATCGACAGTCAGATAAATTCTCTAAATATTAATCAGGCTCTTCCACTGGGAATTTTGATGAGTGAATTAGTAACCAACTCGTTCAAACATGCTTTTAACGACAATGAAGAGGGAGAGATCAAGATCAATATTACTGGGGATCAGGACATCATCCGTGTTTACTATTCCGACAACGGCCCGGGCTTTAAAAAAGAGTTTTTTGAAACAAGTACAGGTTTGGGAGTGACTATCATCCGAACACTGCTTGTCCAGCTGCATGCAGAATATGAGCTGGACTCTGAAAATGGATTTAAATTACATTTTACCTTTAAACGCGACGATCGTTAGTTCTCCGGATTATTATTACGGTTTCTGATCTGCTTCCGAATTGAATCAGGATCGATACGATTTTCATCTCTATGTCGCCTTTCCGCGGCCTGAACAGAATCCCGTTCCGTTCGCAATCTGTCCTGAATAATTTTAACTCGACTCATTTGAGCGTCAATATCAGACTGGTAATACTCATGTGCTTCATTAAATTCACTCTCACTTACATTGTAATGAGCAAAAATCTCTTCACGTTTTTCCTGTTTTGTCATCTCACCGAGTAACTGCTCGTTCATTTGGTTCAGTACGGAGAGTTCGGTAACCAGTTCGATATATAGATCTTCGTTAATCACTTCCGGTTCTTTCTCACAGGAGATAAAAGTGAATATCAGAACCGAAAGGATGAGAGCTGTGTATGAGAATTTCACTCTTTAATATCTGGATTTTTAGGATTTAACGGACGCATGGTTACTTCGTTGATCAAAAGATTGTCGGGTGTCTCCAAAAGATGAACCAGTGTATCCGCAACGTCTCCGGGCTGCATCATATTGGAATGAGTTTCACTTCCCACTTTATCAAAGAAATCGGTTGCAATGGAACCCGGGAACATGGTTGATACTTTAATTTTATCATAACGAAGTTCCTTGAAAAGTGCTTCACTGAAACCGCGAACACCAAATTTGGTGGCATTGTAACCGGAAATCTGTGGATTGCCCAATAACCCTGCAACGGATGCAATATTGATAATATGACAGTGATTCGGATTTTGTTTCATCAAGGGTACAATTACACGAGTCAGGTAAAAAATACCATTTAGATTGGTATTTACCATTGTATCCCAATCTTCAACGGAAAGGTCATCCACATTTCCAAACTTGGCGAGTCCGGCGTTGTTTACTAAAATGTGAGGTAGGTTTTTATCATCAGTAAACTGTTCAGTAACCCACGCTTCAACGTCCTGATGTTTTGTGACGTCCATCTGTACCGGAATAAACTGTTCACCAAGTTTACTTTGGATCTCTTTTAATTTGTTTAGTCGCCTTGCCAACCCATAAACAGTTGCACCTTTCCTGATTAATTTTTCTGAAAATGCTGTACCAATACCGCTGCTGGCTCCGGTTACAATTGCGATCTTATTTTTTAATTCCATTATTCGGGATCAATTTTTCGTTAACTTTGTTGTTTGATAATATAAAACATCACCGGCACCAATCATTCCGAAAAACAGAAAATATGACCACTTTATTTCTTGATATTGGAAACTCCCACATCAAATTAGCAGAAAAACAGGGAGTTAAATGGGAGGTTGTTTTCAAGGCATCAAACGGATCTCTTGAAGGATTGACAGAAGTGGTGGAACAATACCCCGATATCAATTTAATGGTAGTTTGTTCCGTTCGCGAAGACGTTCTAAATAAAATTTTAGATGTTCTCAACTTCATTGATGTGAAAGTTTTGACAAGTTCTCTGATCGATTCAGTTAGCCTCGATTATGAAACGCCTGATACACTTGGCATGGATCGTTTTTTAACCTGCTACGGTGCAGTTTCCGTAACGGACCACGATGTCATTTGTGTTGATGCCGGAACGGCATGTACGGTAGACTGGATGACAAATGAAGGTATTTACAGGGGGGGAGTCATTATGCCGGGTTTAAAACTCTTTCATGAAATGATGGAGAGAAAATTACCCGAATTGCCTTCTGTTGACTATTACATTCCTACTCAGTGGCCCGGAAAATCAACGAAACAATCCGTTCAATGGGGAACCAGCGGCGGTTATCTGGTGGTTATAAATGGATTTATCCGAAAATATTTAGAAATTATTGAGGGAGAAACGGACTTGTTTCTGACCGGTGGGGATTCTCTCTATTTGTCAGAAAATCTGGATTCATCACTGAAAGTTCACCACCGTCCACATCTGCTGTTTGATGGTATGGAGATGTTCTGGAAAGATTTGGAAAGGCTGGATTAACTGGAAAGTTTTCCCTCAATAAGCGCAATTACCATCTCGAGTGCTACCAGGTTTTCACCTCCTCTTGGAATGATAATGTCTGCATATCTTTTGCTTGGTTCTACAAACTCAAGGTGCATAGGGCGCACAAATTTCTCATACTGGTTAAGTACTCCGCTCAGG
This is a stretch of genomic DNA from Rhodohalobacter barkolensis. It encodes these proteins:
- a CDS encoding SDR family oxidoreductase, whose amino-acid sequence is MELKNKIAIVTGASSGIGTAFSEKLIRKGATVYGLARRLNKLKEIQSKLGEQFIPVQMDVTKHQDVEAWVTEQFTDDKNLPHILVNNAGLAKFGNVDDLSVEDWDTMVNTNLNGIFYLTRVIVPLMKQNPNHCHIINIASVAGLLGNPQISGYNATKFGVRGFSEALFKELRYDKIKVSTMFPGSIATDFFDKVGSETHSNMMQPGDVADTLVHLLETPDNLLINEVTMRPLNPKNPDIKE
- a CDS encoding type III pantothenate kinase codes for the protein MTTLFLDIGNSHIKLAEKQGVKWEVVFKASNGSLEGLTEVVEQYPDINLMVVCSVREDVLNKILDVLNFIDVKVLTSSLIDSVSLDYETPDTLGMDRFLTCYGAVSVTDHDVICVDAGTACTVDWMTNEGIYRGGVIMPGLKLFHEMMERKLPELPSVDYYIPTQWPGKSTKQSVQWGTSGGYLVVINGFIRKYLEIIEGETDLFLTGGDSLYLSENLDSSLKVHHRPHLLFDGMEMFWKDLERLD